In Gordonia sp. SL306, the genomic window GGCTCGAGGTTCCAGCTGGGCTTGTTCGGCTCGACCAGCCGTGCGAACTGCCAATGGCAATCGAACTGGGCCCGCATCCCCGGCGTGTCGGCATCCGGCGCCTGCGTGAGGACCTCGTGCCAGGCGACATCGGCACCGCGCGGATCGTCGGTGCGCCTGCCCGACGTCGTGGGGTGCACCTGCAGGCTCGGCCCGACCGCCGTCTGCACCCACTCGACATGGTCGACGTAGGGCGGGTTGTACGTCGGTGTCGGGCTCACGGCCCCACCGGAGGCCTGCGGTGTGGTCACGGGCGGCGTCGGCGCTGCGGAGGGCACCGCAGCGGACGCCGAATCCCTCGAATCGTCGTCGGACGATGTGCATCCGGACAAGACGACTGCGACAGCCACGACAGCGGAGACGATCCCGACGATGCTGCGGATGCGGCGAGTGGGGCGAATGAGGTCGACATCCATACCCGAACCCTAGCGGCGACAACGCGGTAGTCTCCGGCTGTGGGATGGCTTCGAGCGGTTCCCCGACTGTGCGCCACCGTGCTCGTGGCGTGCGTCGTCGCGACCGGGTGTGCCCAGTCGATGTCCGACTCGCCCACCGTTTCGTCGGCGGGACACGACTTCAGCGGTCGCGTTGCCACCACCGACAACGGACTACTTCTCGACGGCCGCCCCTGGTGGCCAACCGGTTTCAACGCCTATCAACTCGGCACCGACTGGTCGGTCAACCGCGGCTGCGGGGCGCAGGTGAATCTCGACGACTACTTCGCCCGGCTCCCGCCGCACGCGTTGACCCGGATCAGCCTGTTCTCGATGTTCGTCGTGGACAAGAAATCCGGCCTGCTGAACTACGGTCCGCTCGACGCGGTGTTCGCCGCGGCGACGCGCCACCGGCAGATGGTGCTACCGGTACTGACCGGGAGTTCGGGCGCCTGCGAGGACGGCAAGTTCAAGGACCGCGGCTGGTACGCGGACGGCTGGCAGACCCGGAAAGCCCTCGGCGGGATGACTTTCGCCGACTGGCTCACCACCGCCGTGTCTCGCTGGAAGAATCAGCCGATCGTGGCGGGCTGGGAACTCGTCGGCGAGCCCGAGGCCGGCGTCTGCACCGCGAGCGGATGCGATTGGCAGGCCCGCGAATGTCCCGACGACGGCGCCGATGTCCTACGGCGATTTTTCGACGAGGCCGGTGCGAAACTACGCGCCGTCGACCCGAAGCGCCCGGTCTTCTCCGGCTTCATCGGCGGTGATCAATGCGGACTCAAGGGCGCCGATTACGCCCGGGTCGGCGCGTCGTCCCAGATTGACGTACTCGACTTCCACGATTACGGGGGCGGACCGACCGATTACGGCCCGGCGGGTAGCGACCTCCCGACCCGGATCCGGCAGGCCCGGACATTGCGCAAACCCATCGTGGTCAACGAGATCGGCATCAAAGCGGGTAGCTGCCTGCCGGCCTCCACCCGCGCCGACCAGTTCCGCGACAAACTCACCCAACAACGGTCGGCGGGCACCGCAGGCGGTCTGTTCTGGGCATTCGTACCGGATCCGCGACCGCGCGAATGTACCTATGACATCGGTCCCGACGATCCCGCCTGGCAGGTCGTGGCGGACACGGTCAGTTGACGGTGTCCGCGGGGTCGATCTCGGTCTCGGTCAGCTGGGCGGCAGGCGTAACCCGATAGATTCGCCAATCCGGCAGATCTGCACCTTGATTGCGCGCCTCCAGCACGAGCACTCCGATGCCCGCGCCGTTCTCATAGAGCGTCGGATACCGGATGTTCAGGGCGTCCGATGCCCCGCGCCCAGTGGGCGGCACCGACAACATCAGCGCAACCCCATGTGCGACAGGATCGTTGAGGATGGCGGAGAAGTCCTGATCGGACGGGATCACGAACTGTTTGGGACGTTCGGACTGCGCGATGACGGCGAAGCCATAGACGGTGTCGCAGAGCACACTGCCATCGGGAAGATGGAGCCGATCGAGGTATTGGGCAAGTGCGCGCTCGGTGGAGAAGGAGCGCACGCTGCGCTGGGCGTCGAGAGCCTTCTGGTCCACCGCATCCGGATTCGGCGCCACCACCTGCGTCAGAGCGTATTCCTGGGGTGCGTACTTCTTCGAGGTCATCCCCCACGCGGTCACCGGTACCGCCACCACCATCGTGACGACTGCCGCCGCACCGAGCAGGAAATGCCCTCTGGTCCGGGCCGCGACCAGGTCCGGCAGTCGCGCGTAGGTCCCCAGTCTGCGGGCCGGAGTCGCTCGGCGCGCCGGAACCGCGATGAAAGCGACGATCGTCGCCAAGAGGATCACAGTGATGTAGAAGCGTAGGAAGCCGAACGTGGAGCCCCGTACGTAGCTGAAGATCTGGAAGAAGAGCACGGAACCGATCAGCGGAAGTGGCGCGAGCACGGGACCCATTCGTCCCCACCGGCGTCTCACGTTCAAGACGATCGTGAGTAGCAGAGGGAACAGCGGCGCCAGGATGAGGACCTCCACGATCGAGAAACTCAGCGCCTGGAACGGCCCTCCCGTGCCGCCGCCGCCGGACTGCTCCAGGATGGCCGTGTTGCCGTATTGCGAGCTCAGCTGCGCGAAGAGGTCACCGGTGATCAGCCAACTCGTGATGGCCCACACCACGAAGGCGACCGCGCTCGGGAGGGCAACGAGTCCCATGTCGAGGATCGCCCGGGAGAGCCGATTGTCCCGATCGGCACGTCGATAGGTGACGATGAAGACCACGATGCCCGCTGCCAGCGCCGCCGCGGCACCGTCGTACCGGGTCAGGTAGGCGAAGCCGAGAGCCATGCCGGCGGTGACGAGTTCGTGGACGTCGTCGGTGTCGATCCACCGCATGCCGCGTCGGCCGGCCCACGCGAGGAAGAACAGGTACGGGGCCTCACTCATGCCGTTCGCCGCGTAGAACACGATCATCGGATTGGCCGCGTAGCAGATGGTCACCGGGATCACGATCCGCTTCGAGACGCCACGATCACGCGCGATCCCCGACAACTGGATCACCGAGCCGGCCATGAACCCCGACGACATGATCGCCGCGGAGATCGCCGACGTGGTCATACCGGGGAAGATCGGCGTCAAAGCGGTCAACGGCAACTGCACGAGCGCCGTCAGCGGAGTGAAGATGAAGCCGATCGCCGAGACGTGCGGGTTCCGGCTGAACAACACGCTCTGCGCCGCCTGCACGCGTGAGAGCGAGTCGCCTGCATAGAGCCGAACGTCGGTGGCCAGATAGAGACCCACCACGAGATAGACGACCCACACGATCGCGAACAACGCGATGATCTGCCTGCGACTCATGACGACGCACCCTCGGCGCCGGACGGAACGGAATCGCCGGAATCCGCGGCATCGTCAGAACTGCTCGACAGGCCGTGAAAGGTCTTCTCCCAGTACGACGGATTGAAGAGCATCTGCCACATGCCCTTGATGGCCGCGATACTCATCAACACCCAGTAGGCCGGCACCATCAGGGCCGACCAGATCAGCTTGCTACGGCCGTCCTCGCGGATCGAGACGAGATTCATGTAGATGGCCGCCCCGTTGCCGAAGATCAGCGAGACGAGCGAGAGGTAGTAGATCGGCCCGGGGAAGATGTCCGCGAACACCTTCGGCTGTCCGGCGAGCCAGATCACCATGATCAGCCAGAACACCATGTTCATGCACGCGATCACCGGGGTGCCCGCGATCAGCAGGGTGAATCGATACCACGCGACCGGTCCCAGGATGCGCCACAGGGCCACG contains:
- a CDS encoding beta-mannosidase, which gives rise to MSDSPTVSSAGHDFSGRVATTDNGLLLDGRPWWPTGFNAYQLGTDWSVNRGCGAQVNLDDYFARLPPHALTRISLFSMFVVDKKSGLLNYGPLDAVFAAATRHRQMVLPVLTGSSGACEDGKFKDRGWYADGWQTRKALGGMTFADWLTTAVSRWKNQPIVAGWELVGEPEAGVCTASGCDWQARECPDDGADVLRRFFDEAGAKLRAVDPKRPVFSGFIGGDQCGLKGADYARVGASSQIDVLDFHDYGGGPTDYGPAGSDLPTRIRQARTLRKPIVVNEIGIKAGSCLPASTRADQFRDKLTQQRSAGTAGGLFWAFVPDPRPRECTYDIGPDDPAWQVVADTVS
- a CDS encoding DUF2599 domain-containing protein, with the translated sequence MDVDLIRPTRRIRSIVGIVSAVVAVAVVLSGCTSSDDDSRDSASAAVPSAAPTPPVTTPQASGGAVSPTPTYNPPYVDHVEWVQTAVGPSLQVHPTTSGRRTDDPRGADVAWHEVLTQAPDADTPGMRAQFDCHWQFARLVEPNKPSWNLEPSRPVVTDQVMIETRCNPGGPEE
- a CDS encoding ArnT family glycosyltransferase, which translates into the protein MSRRQIIALFAIVWVVYLVVGLYLATDVRLYAGDSLSRVQAAQSVLFSRNPHVSAIGFIFTPLTALVQLPLTALTPIFPGMTTSAISAAIMSSGFMAGSVIQLSGIARDRGVSKRIVIPVTICYAANPMIVFYAANGMSEAPYLFFLAWAGRRGMRWIDTDDVHELVTAGMALGFAYLTRYDGAAAALAAGIVVFIVTYRRADRDNRLSRAILDMGLVALPSAVAFVVWAITSWLITGDLFAQLSSQYGNTAILEQSGGGGTGGPFQALSFSIVEVLILAPLFPLLLTIVLNVRRRWGRMGPVLAPLPLIGSVLFFQIFSYVRGSTFGFLRFYITVILLATIVAFIAVPARRATPARRLGTYARLPDLVAARTRGHFLLGAAAVVTMVVAVPVTAWGMTSKKYAPQEYALTQVVAPNPDAVDQKALDAQRSVRSFSTERALAQYLDRLHLPDGSVLCDTVYGFAVIAQSERPKQFVIPSDQDFSAILNDPVAHGVALMLSVPPTGRGASDALNIRYPTLYENGAGIGVLVLEARNQGADLPDWRIYRVTPAAQLTETEIDPADTVN